A portion of the Vespula vulgaris chromosome 24, iyVesVulg1.1, whole genome shotgun sequence genome contains these proteins:
- the LOC127072053 gene encoding ankyrin-3-like isoform X6, which yields MTTEAEFLPIIRLQADDTTAFLRAARSGNLEKVIEYLDTDLDINTANSNGLNALHLASKDGHVEIVTELLKRGAKVDAATKKGNTALHIASLAGQAEIVSILIQYGAAVNIQSQNGFTPLYMAAQENHDQVVKLLLSNGANQSLATEDGFTPLAVAMQQGHDKVVSVLLENDSKGKVRLPALHIAAKKDDCKAADLLLQNDHKPDVTSKSGFTPLHIAAHYGNEEIARLLIKRGADVNYLAKHNISPLHVAAKWGKNNMVKILLENSAQIDAKTRDGLTPLHCAARSGHEEVVNTLLENSAPISARTKNGLAPLHMASQGDHVDAARALLYHRAPVDEVTIDYLTSLHVAAHCGHVRVAKLLLDRKADPNARALNGFTPLHIACKKNRIKVVELLLKHGASIESTTESGLTPLHVASFMGCMNIVIFLLQHEANPDVPTVRGETPLHLAARANQTDIIRILLRNGAKVDARAREQQTPLHIASRLGNIDIVMLLLQHGAAVDTTTKDMHTALHIAAKEGQEEVAAILVENNASVKATTKNGFTPLHIAAKYGNMNVAKILLQKDSKLDAQGKNDITPLHLACHYDHPNVANLLLEKGASPHLASQNGHTPLHIAARKNQMDIASTLLEGGANANAESKAGFTPLHLSSQKGHYDMTNLLIEHGADPNHKAKNGLTALHLCAQEDFVRVASILVKNDANVESQTETGYRPIHVAAHFGNLSMIRFLLKHNAEIDVRTAQNYTPLHQAAQQGHAHVVSALLEGNASHKARTNDGLTALNIAQKLGYISVMEVLKGMPYDNLVPDNKNWEEKYKVIAPESLQETSLMSDSDDEGASDALISEQPYKYLTADLMKSLRDDSLPIDVTKDDPIHRQVTKEEKQEFTQSNNYCLAENFDSNDALNLGRLHFRSFLVSFLVDARGGAMKGCRHSGVRIIVPPRRATMPLRVTCRLVKPSKVANPPPLMEGEALATRIIEMGPVGANFLGPVLIDIPHFASIRGKEREIIILRSENGETWKEHDNSVDNDDTLLNTPHDPQMNAAHSGRITRIITSDFPQYFAIVTRIKQEVHVIGAEGGILMSSVANDVQAVFPPGALTKKIKVGLQAHVIPAELTAKLLGNCVAVSPVITIEPRRRKFHKPITLTIPVPQAANKGMINQYGGETPTLRLLCSIAGGTSEAQWEDVTGSTPLTFMNDRVSFTTTVSARFWLMDCRNISEVPKMATELYKESLFVPYITNFVIYSKRMDTLEATLRILCMTDGKEGMHTLERQEEFLEIVKSRDVEALHGKDLYIEFSGNLIPVTKSGVQLKFTFKAFRQNRLSFHVKVRDPLLDPVARMLFMREPKVAKGEPPQQPICVLNIVLPEVTSKIEIQKKLTAVYEDSNIISQKMDSYKSKYGMEQKEKGDQPKDTSPSEEKFIADTLQKEQTVAGFFKFISSLHLRYAR from the exons ctggTCAAGCGGAAATAGTTAGTATTCTTATTCAATATGGTGCTGCGGTTAATATTCAATCGCAAAATGGATTCACACCATTATATATGGCGGCCCAAGAGAATCACGATCAGGTCGTCAAGCTGTTGCTTAGCAATGGAGCCAATCAAAGCCTCGCTACGGAG GATGGATTCACCCCCCTTGCTGTTGCTATGCAGCAAGGCCACGACAAAGTCGTCAGTGTACTTTTGGAAAAcgattcgaaaggaaaagttAGGCTACCGGCGCTTCATATCGCCGCTAAAAAGGACGATTGTAAAGCCGCCGATTTACTTTTGCag AACGACCACAAGCCGGATGTCACGTCTAAGAGTGGCTTCACGCCTCTCCACATTGCTGCTCATTATGGAAACGAGGAGATAGCACGTTTGTTAATTAAACGTGGTGCTGATGTGAACTATTTGGCAAAA CACAATATCAGTCCTCTCCATGTAGCAGCGAAATGGGGCAAAAATAACATGGTAAAAATCCTGTTAGAAAACTCGGCACAAATAGATGCAAAAACTAGAGATGGTTTAACTCCATTACATTGTGCTGCACGATCTGGACATGAGGAAGTTGTTAATACTCTCCTTGAGAACTCAGCACCAATCAGTGCACGTACAAAG aatggTTTAGCACCCTTGCATATGGCCTCTCAAGGAGATCACGTGGATGCTGCTAGAGCATTACTCTATCATCGTGCACCAGTGGACGAAgtaacgatcgattatttaactTCGCTACATGTAGCCGCACACTGCGGCCACGTTAGAGTCGCGAAATTGCTTTTGGATAGAAAGGCGGATCCAAATGCACGAGCTTTAAACGGTTTTACGCCTTTGCACATCGCTTGCAAGAAGAATCGTATAAAGGTCGTCGAGTTGTTGCTGAAACATGGCGCATCGATCGAGTCTACGACAGAG TCCGGACTGACTCCCTTACACGTGGCCAGTTTTATGGGATGCATGAATATCGTGATATTCCTACTACAACACGAAGCCAATCCCGACGTGCCAACTGTTAGGGGAGAAACACCCCTACACCTGGCAGCTAGAGCTAATCAAACCGAtattattcgaattttattaagaaatggAGCCAAAGTCGATGCACGTGCTAgg GAACAACAAACACCGTTGCACATCGCATCCAGATTGGGTAACATCGATATAGTTATGTTACTCTTGCAACACGGTGCAGCCGTTGACACAACAACGAAAGATATGCACACGGCATTGCACATTGCAGCAAAGGAAGGTCAGGAGGAG GTGGCCGCTATTCTAGTGGAGAATAATGCTTCGGTAAAAGCCACAACGAAAAATGGTTTTACGCCGCTCCACATAGCGGCCAAATATGGCAATATGAACGTGGCAAAGATCCTTCTACAAAAGGACAGCAAGCTTGATGCTCAAGGAAAG AACGACATTACACCACTGCATTTGGCTTGTCATTACGATCACCCAAATGTCGCGAATCTTCTATTAGAGAAAGGTGCTTCACCCCATCTTGCATCACAGAATGGACATACTCCGTTACACATCGCTGCTCGTAAAAATCAG ATGGACATTGCTTCTACTCTGTTGGAAGGCGGAGCGAACGCAAATGCCGAATCTAAGGCAGGATTCACGCCTTTACATTTGAGCTCACAAAAGGGTCATTACGATATGACGAATTTACTTATTGAGCATGGAGCTGATCCAAACCATAAAGCTAAg AATGGTCTAACAGCGTTGCACCTCTGTGCTCAAGAAGATTTCGTCAGAGTCGCTTCTATTCTTGTAAAAAATGATGCCAATGTCGAAAGTCAAACCGAGACTGGTTATCGACCAATTCACGTTGCCGCACATTTTGGAAATCTCTCGATGATACGATTTCTATTAAAACACAATGCTGAGATCGACGTAAGAACGGCTCAAAATTACACGCCTCTTCATCAAGCCGCGCAACAGGGTCACGCTCATGTTGTTAGTGCTCTATTAGAAGGGAATGCTTCGCACAAAGCTCGTACAAAC GATGGCTTGACTGCTTTAAATATTGCTCAAAAGTTAGGGTATATATCAGTGATGGAAGTATTGAAAGGAATGCCTTACGATAATTTAGTTccggataataaaaattgggAAGAAAAGTACAAAGTTATAGCACCAGAGAGTTTGCAAGAAACGAGTCTCATGTCCGATTCGGATGACGAGGGTg CTTCGGATGCATTGATTAGCGAGCAACCATACAAATATCTTACCGCGGATTTAATGAAGAGCCTACGAGATGATTCCTTACCAATCGATGTAACGAAGGACGACCCAATACACAGACAAG ttacaaaagaagaaaaacaggaaTTCACCCAAAGCAATAATTACTGTCTGGCAGAAAACTTTGACAGTAATGATGCATTGAATTTGGG GAGACTTCACTTCCGATC ATTTTTAGTGAGTTTCCTCGTGGATGCACGAGGTGGTGCAATGAAGGGTTGCAGGCACAGTGGTGTACGAATAATTGTTCCACCCCGTAGAGCAACGATGCCGTTACGGGTAACGTGTAGATTAGTAAAACCTAGTAAAGTAGCTAATCCACCGCCTCTAATGGAAGGTGAAGCTTTAGCAACTCGAATTATAGAGATGGGTCCAGTTGGAGCAAACTTTTTAGG GCCAGTATTGATAGACATACCACATTTTGCATCGATCCGtggcaaagaaagagaaattattattcttaggAGTGAAAATGGAGAAACATGGAAGGAACATGATAATTCCGTTGATAATGACGATACTTTGCTTAATACACCACATG ATCCCCAAATGAATGCAGCCCATTCCGGCAGAATAACTCGTATAATAACGAGTGACTTTCCTCAATATTTCGCGATAGTGACTAGAATCAAACAAGAAGTACACGTAATAGGAGCCGAAGGTGGAATTTTAATGTCCAGTGTAGCAAACGACGTTCAAGCTGTATTTCCACCTGGTGCTctgacgaaaaaaattaaagttgGCTTACaa GCACACGTCATCCCTGCGGAGCTTACAGCCAAACTTTTAGGTAACTGTGTTGCTGTATCACCAGTCATTACAATTGAGCCCAGGAGAAGAAAGTTTCACAAGCCGATTACCTTGACAATACCCGTACCACAAGCTGCAAACAAAGGAATGATCAATCAATACGGAGGCGAAACACCAACTTTACGATTGCTTTGCAGCATCGCTG GTGGTACCAGTGAAGCTCAATGGGAAGATGTTACTGGTTCAACGCCATTGACGTTCATGAACGACCGTGTGTCCTTTACAACTACAGTTTCAGCTAGGTTTTGGCTGATGGATTGTAGGAATATTAGCGAAGTTCCAAAAATGGCGACGGAACTATATAAAGAATCTTTGTTTGTACCTTACATTACAAA TTTCGTGATATATTCAAAACGAATGGATACTCTCGAAGCTACATTAAGGATATTGTGCATGACTGATGGCAAGGAAGGAATGCACACATTGGAAAGACAAGAAGAGTTCTTAGAGATTGTAAAGAGTCGTGATGTCGAG GCTCTACATGGAAAAGATCTTTACATCGAATTCAGCGGAAACCTAATACCAGTTACAAAATCAGGAGTACAATTAAAGTTTACTTTTAAAGCTTTCCGTCAGAATCGTCTATCGTTTCACGTTAAAGTAAGAGATCCACTTTTGGATCCTGTAGCAAGAATGTTGTTTATGCGCGAGCCCAAAGTTGCAAAGGGTGAACCACCACAGCAACCAATTTGTGTACTGAATATCGTCTTACCTGAGGTTACGAGCAAAATTGAAATTCAGAAGAAACTAACAG cAGTGTACGAAGATTCGAATATCATAAGTCAAAAAATGGACTCTTACAAATCAAAATACGGTATGGAAcagaaggagaagggagaCCAGCCAAAAGACACGTCACCTTCAGAGGAAAAATTCATTGCCGATACTCTACAGAAAGAACAAACAG TTGCAGGTTTTTTTAAGTTCATTAGTAGTTTGCACTTACGATACGCAcgttaa
- the LOC127072053 gene encoding ankyrin-3-like isoform X9, protein MTTEAEFLPIIRLQADDTTAFLRAARSGNLEKVIEYLDTDLDINTANSNGLNALHLASKDGHVEIVTELLKRGAKVDAATKKGNTALHIASLAGQAEIVSILIQYGAAVNIQSQNGFTPLYMAAQENHDQVVKLLLSNGANQSLATEDGFTPLAVAMQQGHDKVVSVLLENDSKGKVRLPALHIAAKKDDCKAADLLLQNDHKPDVTSKSGFTPLHIAAHYGNEEIARLLIKRGADVNYLAKHNISPLHVAAKWGKNNMVKILLENSAQIDAKTRDGLTPLHCAARSGHEEVVNTLLENSAPISARTKNGLAPLHMASQGDHVDAARALLYHRAPVDEVTIDYLTSLHVAAHCGHVRVAKLLLDRKADPNARALNGFTPLHIACKKNRIKVVELLLKHGASIESTTESGLTPLHVASFMGCMNIVIFLLQHEANPDVPTVRGETPLHLAARANQTDIIRILLRNGAKVDARAREQQTPLHIASRLGNIDIVMLLLQHGAAVDTTTKDMHTALHIAAKEGQEEVAAILVENNASVKATTKNGFTPLHIAAKYGNMNVAKILLQKDSKLDAQGKNDITPLHLACHYDHPNVANLLLEKGASPHLASQNGHTPLHIAARKNQMDIASTLLEGGANANAESKAGFTPLHLSSQKGHYDMTNLLIEHGADPNHKAKNGLTALHLCAQEDFVRVASILVKNDANVESQTETGYRPIHVAAHFGNLSMIRFLLKHNAEIDVRTAQNYTPLHQAAQQGHAHVVSALLEGNASHKARTNDGLTALNIAQKLGYISVMEVLKGMPYDNLVPDNKNWEEKYKVIAPESLQETSLMSDSDDEGASDALISEQPYKYLTADLMKSLRDDSLPIDVTKDDPIHRQVTKEEKQEFTQSNNYCLAENFDSNDALNLGRLHFRSFLVSFLVDARGGAMKGCRHSGVRIIVPPRRATMPLRVTCRLVKPSKVANPPPLMEGEALATRIIEMGPVGANFLGPVLIDIPHFASIRGKEREIIILRSENGETWKEHDNSVDNDDTLLNTPHDPQMNAAHSGRITRIITSDFPQYFAIVTRIKQEVHVIGAEGGILMSSVANDVQAVFPPGALTKKIKVGLQAHVIPAELTAKLLGNCVAVSPVITIEPRRRKFHKPITLTIPVPQAANKGMINQYGGETPTLRLLCSIAGGTSEAQWEDVTGSTPLTFMNDRVSFTTTVSARFWLMDCRNISEVPKMATELYKESLFVPYITNFVIYSKRMDTLEATLRILCMTDGKEGMHTLERQEEFLEIVKSRDVEALHGKDLYIEFSGNLIPVTKSGVQLKFTFKAFRQNRLSFHVKVRDPLLDPVARMLFMREPKVAKGEPPQQPICVLNIVLPEVTSKIEIQKKLTAVYEDSNIISQKMDSYKSKYGMEQKEKGDQPKDTSPSEEKFIADTLQKEQTALI, encoded by the exons ctggTCAAGCGGAAATAGTTAGTATTCTTATTCAATATGGTGCTGCGGTTAATATTCAATCGCAAAATGGATTCACACCATTATATATGGCGGCCCAAGAGAATCACGATCAGGTCGTCAAGCTGTTGCTTAGCAATGGAGCCAATCAAAGCCTCGCTACGGAG GATGGATTCACCCCCCTTGCTGTTGCTATGCAGCAAGGCCACGACAAAGTCGTCAGTGTACTTTTGGAAAAcgattcgaaaggaaaagttAGGCTACCGGCGCTTCATATCGCCGCTAAAAAGGACGATTGTAAAGCCGCCGATTTACTTTTGCag AACGACCACAAGCCGGATGTCACGTCTAAGAGTGGCTTCACGCCTCTCCACATTGCTGCTCATTATGGAAACGAGGAGATAGCACGTTTGTTAATTAAACGTGGTGCTGATGTGAACTATTTGGCAAAA CACAATATCAGTCCTCTCCATGTAGCAGCGAAATGGGGCAAAAATAACATGGTAAAAATCCTGTTAGAAAACTCGGCACAAATAGATGCAAAAACTAGAGATGGTTTAACTCCATTACATTGTGCTGCACGATCTGGACATGAGGAAGTTGTTAATACTCTCCTTGAGAACTCAGCACCAATCAGTGCACGTACAAAG aatggTTTAGCACCCTTGCATATGGCCTCTCAAGGAGATCACGTGGATGCTGCTAGAGCATTACTCTATCATCGTGCACCAGTGGACGAAgtaacgatcgattatttaactTCGCTACATGTAGCCGCACACTGCGGCCACGTTAGAGTCGCGAAATTGCTTTTGGATAGAAAGGCGGATCCAAATGCACGAGCTTTAAACGGTTTTACGCCTTTGCACATCGCTTGCAAGAAGAATCGTATAAAGGTCGTCGAGTTGTTGCTGAAACATGGCGCATCGATCGAGTCTACGACAGAG TCCGGACTGACTCCCTTACACGTGGCCAGTTTTATGGGATGCATGAATATCGTGATATTCCTACTACAACACGAAGCCAATCCCGACGTGCCAACTGTTAGGGGAGAAACACCCCTACACCTGGCAGCTAGAGCTAATCAAACCGAtattattcgaattttattaagaaatggAGCCAAAGTCGATGCACGTGCTAgg GAACAACAAACACCGTTGCACATCGCATCCAGATTGGGTAACATCGATATAGTTATGTTACTCTTGCAACACGGTGCAGCCGTTGACACAACAACGAAAGATATGCACACGGCATTGCACATTGCAGCAAAGGAAGGTCAGGAGGAG GTGGCCGCTATTCTAGTGGAGAATAATGCTTCGGTAAAAGCCACAACGAAAAATGGTTTTACGCCGCTCCACATAGCGGCCAAATATGGCAATATGAACGTGGCAAAGATCCTTCTACAAAAGGACAGCAAGCTTGATGCTCAAGGAAAG AACGACATTACACCACTGCATTTGGCTTGTCATTACGATCACCCAAATGTCGCGAATCTTCTATTAGAGAAAGGTGCTTCACCCCATCTTGCATCACAGAATGGACATACTCCGTTACACATCGCTGCTCGTAAAAATCAG ATGGACATTGCTTCTACTCTGTTGGAAGGCGGAGCGAACGCAAATGCCGAATCTAAGGCAGGATTCACGCCTTTACATTTGAGCTCACAAAAGGGTCATTACGATATGACGAATTTACTTATTGAGCATGGAGCTGATCCAAACCATAAAGCTAAg AATGGTCTAACAGCGTTGCACCTCTGTGCTCAAGAAGATTTCGTCAGAGTCGCTTCTATTCTTGTAAAAAATGATGCCAATGTCGAAAGTCAAACCGAGACTGGTTATCGACCAATTCACGTTGCCGCACATTTTGGAAATCTCTCGATGATACGATTTCTATTAAAACACAATGCTGAGATCGACGTAAGAACGGCTCAAAATTACACGCCTCTTCATCAAGCCGCGCAACAGGGTCACGCTCATGTTGTTAGTGCTCTATTAGAAGGGAATGCTTCGCACAAAGCTCGTACAAAC GATGGCTTGACTGCTTTAAATATTGCTCAAAAGTTAGGGTATATATCAGTGATGGAAGTATTGAAAGGAATGCCTTACGATAATTTAGTTccggataataaaaattgggAAGAAAAGTACAAAGTTATAGCACCAGAGAGTTTGCAAGAAACGAGTCTCATGTCCGATTCGGATGACGAGGGTg CTTCGGATGCATTGATTAGCGAGCAACCATACAAATATCTTACCGCGGATTTAATGAAGAGCCTACGAGATGATTCCTTACCAATCGATGTAACGAAGGACGACCCAATACACAGACAAG ttacaaaagaagaaaaacaggaaTTCACCCAAAGCAATAATTACTGTCTGGCAGAAAACTTTGACAGTAATGATGCATTGAATTTGGG GAGACTTCACTTCCGATC ATTTTTAGTGAGTTTCCTCGTGGATGCACGAGGTGGTGCAATGAAGGGTTGCAGGCACAGTGGTGTACGAATAATTGTTCCACCCCGTAGAGCAACGATGCCGTTACGGGTAACGTGTAGATTAGTAAAACCTAGTAAAGTAGCTAATCCACCGCCTCTAATGGAAGGTGAAGCTTTAGCAACTCGAATTATAGAGATGGGTCCAGTTGGAGCAAACTTTTTAGG GCCAGTATTGATAGACATACCACATTTTGCATCGATCCGtggcaaagaaagagaaattattattcttaggAGTGAAAATGGAGAAACATGGAAGGAACATGATAATTCCGTTGATAATGACGATACTTTGCTTAATACACCACATG ATCCCCAAATGAATGCAGCCCATTCCGGCAGAATAACTCGTATAATAACGAGTGACTTTCCTCAATATTTCGCGATAGTGACTAGAATCAAACAAGAAGTACACGTAATAGGAGCCGAAGGTGGAATTTTAATGTCCAGTGTAGCAAACGACGTTCAAGCTGTATTTCCACCTGGTGCTctgacgaaaaaaattaaagttgGCTTACaa GCACACGTCATCCCTGCGGAGCTTACAGCCAAACTTTTAGGTAACTGTGTTGCTGTATCACCAGTCATTACAATTGAGCCCAGGAGAAGAAAGTTTCACAAGCCGATTACCTTGACAATACCCGTACCACAAGCTGCAAACAAAGGAATGATCAATCAATACGGAGGCGAAACACCAACTTTACGATTGCTTTGCAGCATCGCTG GTGGTACCAGTGAAGCTCAATGGGAAGATGTTACTGGTTCAACGCCATTGACGTTCATGAACGACCGTGTGTCCTTTACAACTACAGTTTCAGCTAGGTTTTGGCTGATGGATTGTAGGAATATTAGCGAAGTTCCAAAAATGGCGACGGAACTATATAAAGAATCTTTGTTTGTACCTTACATTACAAA TTTCGTGATATATTCAAAACGAATGGATACTCTCGAAGCTACATTAAGGATATTGTGCATGACTGATGGCAAGGAAGGAATGCACACATTGGAAAGACAAGAAGAGTTCTTAGAGATTGTAAAGAGTCGTGATGTCGAG GCTCTACATGGAAAAGATCTTTACATCGAATTCAGCGGAAACCTAATACCAGTTACAAAATCAGGAGTACAATTAAAGTTTACTTTTAAAGCTTTCCGTCAGAATCGTCTATCGTTTCACGTTAAAGTAAGAGATCCACTTTTGGATCCTGTAGCAAGAATGTTGTTTATGCGCGAGCCCAAAGTTGCAAAGGGTGAACCACCACAGCAACCAATTTGTGTACTGAATATCGTCTTACCTGAGGTTACGAGCAAAATTGAAATTCAGAAGAAACTAACAG cAGTGTACGAAGATTCGAATATCATAAGTCAAAAAATGGACTCTTACAAATCAAAATACGGTATGGAAcagaaggagaagggagaCCAGCCAAAAGACACGTCACCTTCAGAGGAAAAATTCATTGCCGATACTCTACAGAAAGAACAAACAG CTCTCATTTGA